The Candidatus Latescibacterota bacterium sequence CATTCCTCCCGATCTCAGGATCAACCAGACCGTCCTCGAGGAATATCTCGACGGGAAGGACGCATCCGAGAATGGGCTTTTCGCCTATCCCGCTCAATCGAATTTCTCTGGTGTCCAGTATCCGCTGGAATGGATCGAACTGGCGAAATCAAGGGGGTGGGACGTGCTTCTTGACGCGGCGGCATTCGTTCCGACGAACAGGCTCGATCTGAGCGTATGGAACCCTGATTTTGTCACTATATCGTTTTACAAGATGTTCGGATACCCTACCGGGGTAGGATGCCTTATAGCCAGAAGAGAGGCCCTCGAAAAGCTTCACAGGCCCTGGTTCGCCGGTGGGACCATAACGGTGGTCTCAGTTCAGGCCGACCAGTTTTATCTCGCTCCGGGAGCTGAGGGGTTCGAAGACGGCACCCTTGATTACGCTAATCTGCCAGCGATATGTGTCGGGCTCGAACACCTTGAATCTGTCGGTATAGAATATATCCATGAAAGGGTGGGGTGTCTCAGTCACTGGCTCATCATGAACCTTCTTGGTCTGAAACATGGAAACGGAAAGTCTGTCGTCAGGCTTTATGGTCCGACAGAACGTAAGATGAGAGGGGGGAGTGTCACTATCAATATTTACGACAGAGAAGGCACAGTGATCGACCATCAGCTCGTCGAAAAGAAAGCGAACGAATGGAAGATATCCCTCCGGACTGGCTGTTTCTGTAATCCTGGCGCTGGCGAACTTGCTCTCGGACTCTCGAAGGATGAGATGATAACCTGTATGCAGGGCCCGGAGTCGAGGATGACCATCGATGAGTTCCGGCAGTGTATAGATGGAAAGAGCACCGGAGCGGTCCGTGTCTCGACGGGCATCGCCTCGAATTTCAGAGACGTTCGGCTGTTTCTCGAACTGGTCCGCCAGTTTGTGCAGTAGAGTGTTCACGCAATAGTAGTAAGAGTTTCCCCCCCATCTCCTGGCCGGTATGATAGTCCCATTCCTTCCGCAGCAATATTTTCATATTTTCTATAAAAAATGCCGAACCAGGGTTTCATGTGTATACAGGGGAAGGACGATCAAAGATCAGTTGAATTGACGGGCGTGGCCATCTTAATCGTGAAAGGGGATTTTTATGAGACGAGTCTTGATCATGGGAAGACTGGTTTTGGGAATGGTAGTGGCGGTTCTTGTTGTCAGTGGCGCGGATGCCTCGGCCTCAGGTAATGAGGAAGGAATCATACCTTTCGATACCGAGCACTGGGATTTTCTTTCGGCAAAAGTGACCGAGTTTCAGGGCAGGGAATGTCTGATGGGGTTCGCTCTACTCAAAGATGTCGAATTCGGAGACGGTGTTCTTGAAGTCGACATGGCTGTTACAGAAGCGAGATCATACGCTGGCTTCGTCTTCAGGATATCAGGGCGGGGTAATTATGAGCATTTCTATGTGCGAGCACACAGAGAGGGACTTTACGGGGACGACCTTCAGTATGCACCGGTCACGAACGGGATATCCAGCTGGCAGTTGTACAGCGGTGCCGGGTTTTCTGCGGCATGGGATCCTCCAGACAATGAGTGGTTTAATGTAAGGCTCGAGGTCAAGGGTTCACAGGCCAGAGTTTTTATAAATGGTGAAGAAGTCCCCAGGCTGGAAATAGACCATCTTCAGCATGGTGTGTCACAGGGGAGGGTCGGAGTGCAGGGGCAGATGAACGGCAGCGCCTATTTCTCGAATTTCAGATTTACTCCCGGTGACGATCTCGTATTCGACGAACCTGAGCCGATGGATCCCACCCCTGGCCTGGTCAGGGACTGGAAGATCTCCCAGGTGTTCAGGGTGCTTGACCTGAATATCGATACGAAGTTCGATGAGAAAGAACTGGGGATAGCGTGGAGTAATATCAGCACAGATGAAACGGGCCTGGTCGATGTGGCGAAAAAATATTCGAGAACGGGCAGGGAACCTGATGTGATCTTCGCCAGGACCACTATCCGTTCGGACAGAAAAGAGAGAAGAGAATATAAATTCGGTTACAGTGACTATATCGCTGTCTTCCTGAACGGGGACCTTCTTTTCAACGGATTGAGCGGTTATCGTCAGAGAGACCCTTCATTCGTGGGGATAGTCGGGCTTTTCGACGGAGTATATCTTCCTCTCAAGAAGGGGAAGAACGACCTCGTCGTGATGATCGCAGAGAGTTTCGGAGGCTGGGGCTTCATAGCTCAGGATGCCATGGCGGAATTCCTCGCTGAGGAAGTCAGCAGGGGATGGAAGGTGGAAAAGGGATTAAGGATGCCCGAATCGGTCGTATACGACAGGAAGAGAAAATCGATCTATGTCAGCAACTTCGACCAGTTCAACTTCAGAAACCCGGCGATCTCCCAGTTTATTACAAGGCTCGACATCGATGGGAGTATCAGGGAACTGAAATGGGTGGACGGCCTCGTCAATCCTACTGGAATGATATTGTCCGGGGGAAGTCTATTTGTTGTCGAAAGGACAGGTGTCACCGAGATAGATCCTGATACCGGGGAGGTTCTCGGCAGGAACTTGATTCCAGGCGTAATCTTCCTCAATGATATTGCGATCGACGACAAGGGTAACCAGTATGTTTCCGATACGGAAAAAAATGTGATATTCAGGTATGATGGCGAGAAATGGGAGCAGTGGATGACTGCACCTGCTATAGATAACCCGAATGCGCTTCTATTTCATGACGGCCTGCTTTATGTGGGAAATAACGGAAAGAAGGAACTGCTGGCGGTCGAATTGAAAAACGGAAAGAGCAAAGTAGCTGCCAGACTGGGAGAGGGAATCATCGATGGTATACAAGTGGAGAAGAACGGTTCGCTTCTCGTCTCCCACTGGGAAGGTAAATTATTCAGAGTAAGACCTGGAGGAGAAATCAAATTACTCTTCGATACGAGGACTTTGCAACAGAACACGGCTGATTTCGGGTTCATACCCGAGAAGAATATGGTGTTGATCCCTACTTTCAGAGATAGCAAGGTCGTTTCTTACAAGCTCGATTGATTTTGTAGTATTAAACCAGTTCCATCGATGATGGATCGATCTTTCTCTCGATTGATTTGACGGCAAGGCCGCCAACACGGATAGATATGTCGCTGCCTTTTCCATCGACCTCCACCAGTATGCGTGCGAGGCTGTCTGTTTCGTTGCCCTGCTGCATGACCATGGAATCCAAGCCTGTTATATCGAATTTTCTCAGGTATGATCCCAGTCCCGCCGATCCGGTAGCGGAGGCCGGGTCTTCCCAGAGCCCCATTGCCGGGCTGAAGTTCCGGGAGTATGTGATGCAAGTGGAGTCGAAAGTATCCAGGGAAAAGATCTGGTTGCTGAACGTATTGTATTTTCGATTGAGCATTCCCAGCTTGATGAGATCAGGACGCATCGCAGCGATCGTCTCTTTATTCCTGATGGGGATGATGAGCCAGTCGATCTCATTGCTTGCCTTGACAAATGGCAGCCCCGCTGACCTTATCTCCGCGGCGTCGATTCCCAGTACTTCCGCGATGTCTTCGACAGGGATATCACAGTGCGTAAATGAGTATCGTGGTTGAGATATCATGATCTTCTGGAGAATGCCGCTGTTCCCCTGACCTGAATCCAGCCTCAGGCCGGATTCGTCCTCATTCAAGTCTATTCCTGATTCGTAGTCAGACCTGAAGTAGACATCCAGCGGAATACTGCCTACGAGTGTCTCGAATGGGACTCTTGTCATTCCGTCCGAAAGTTTTATCCTGCCTTCCTCGATCAGGGCATAGCAGGCTGCGAGCATGACGTGGCCGCTGATCTCCAGTTCCTTGTCAGGAGTAAAGAAACGCACAGAGAAGTCGTTTTTTCCGCGGCATTCCGAGACATAGGCCAACTCGATCAGGTTCATCTTCATCTCGGCAGCCAGAGCCTGCATGGAATCGGTGGACAGGCCGTCTGCATTTGTGACGATCCCGGCCGGATTACCACAGAAGGGATCCGTCGTGAATACGTCTATTCTTTTTAAGATAATGTCTTTCATCTGCCTCCGATATCTGGACTCCGCAGATTGCATGTCTATAGTGCAAAAGTCCTACTGACCCGGCTGGTCATATCCTGAATCAAGATCTGTAACACATTAATTATTATACAGATAATTATTCACGACCCTGTTCGGGAGTATCGATGTATCCCCCGGAATACAAGTTGTGCAATTACGACACCGGGAAAGAGGGTTTATTACCTTTGATTAAAGGACGCCCTGGATTAGACTCCACGATGAGGGTGCCTTCGGATCATTACGCGGATGTCGGGAAGAGAGATGGAATGGCGAGTTACTGGAAATCGAACAGAAGAGCAATAGCTGGATGGGCGATTTATGATTGGGCAAACAGTGCGTTTGCAACTACTGTGATCGCTGGGTTTTACCCGGTGTTCTTCAACCAATACTGGAGCACTGGAGTTGAGACTACAACGACTACGGCGAGGCTAGGGCTCATCAATTCTATCGCCGGCCTCGTTGTTGCTGTTCTGGCGCCTTTCATCGGAGCGATAGCCGACAGGTCATCTTCCCGCAAACGTTTCCTCATATTTTTTGCCTATATGGGGGCCGCGCTTACCTCGTCGCTCTATCTTGTGAACTCAGGCCGATGGGTGGCTGCTTCGATCATCTATATACTTGCTTCGATCGGGTTTTCCGGGGGGATGGTATTCTATGATTCCATGCTGAAGGACGTGTCGCATCGAAAGAATGCCGACATGATATCCTCGCTGGGATATTCACTTGGTTATCTGGGTGGTGGAGTACTTTTCGCGATCAATGTATGGATGACCGTCTCACCAGCGAGATTCGGATTGTCTGACGCCAGCGAAGCGGTGAAATTCTCCTTTCTGACAGTGGGGATATGGTGGGCTGTATTCACGATCCCACTGATCCTGTTTGTCAGGGAAAAAGAGAGCGGAAGCGGCAGGTGTGACCTGGAAACGATCCGGTCGGGTATTAAGGAGATCCTGTCTACATTTCGTGAGATAAGGAGTCTCCGTCCGATCCTGCTTTTTCTCCTTGCCTACTGGTTTTATATAGATGGTGTTGACACGATAGTCAGAATGGCTGTCGATTATGGCCTCTCTATCGGTCTGGAGAGAAAGGATCTTATCCTTGCTCTTCTCATAACCCAGTTTGTAGGATTTCCTTCCGCGCTGGGATTCGGGATACTTGGTAGAAAAGTAGGGGCGGAAAAAGCAATATTCATTGCTCTGATCGTCTACCTTGGTGTCACGGTGTGGGCTTCGATGATGACTTCCAGGGCAGAATTCTACGCGCTTGCCGTGATCATCGGCCTGGTGCAGGGAGGGATCCAGGCTCTGAGTCGCTCATATTACTCAAGGATGATACCGGAAGGTAAATCTGCTGAATATTTTGGGTTCTACAACATGACAGGAAAGTTTGCCGCGGTACTGGGGCCTATTCTCATGGGAGGGGTCGGACTGGCCGCCAGAAGGGCCGGTCTTGGGGTCGGTGTCGCAACAAGGATCAGTATATTATCGTTGTCACTGCTCTTTATTACCGGAGGAGTTCTCCTGTTTATTTCCCGCCGCAAGTCTGATGCATGAGATCGAATAGTTTATTTCTGAAATCCATGAAAAAAATCACTAAGGATACGGGTGCTGACGAACGATTCATATATAAGAAAGTAATAAATTATCAAGTAAGTCTCTGGGGGCATGGGCCTGGTCACACCCAGGCGCCATGTCTGATGCGGATGTTTCCACTCTGGACGGTCGGATGGACGATAGAACAACAGGGCAACGCGACAATGGCCTCTCCTTTTCACGTGGGGCCGAGTGGCGTCTACTCGCACTCAAGACCGTTCTGCCGATATTTCTCACAGTAATACTTTTCATTTCCACGATTTATATCATCGCTCTTCCAGCGTTGCGCAGGGCAATGATGGATTCCAAGAAAGAGATGATCAGTGAACTGGCGAATACTGCCTGGGGACTACTGATCGATTATAACGCTCGAGTGGAATCTGGCGAACTGAGTGTCGCTGAAGCTCAGGAGAGGGCGATAGACAGGATCGGAGCACTCCGGTACGGGCCTGAGCGTGAGGATTATTTCTGGATCAACGATATGCGTCCTGTGATGATCATGCATCCTTACAGGACCGATCTGGTGGGTAAGGATCTCAGTGATTTTAAGGATCCGGAAGGCAATCATCTATTCATCGATTTTGTCGACACTGTGCAAGATGGAGGAGAAGGTTTTGTAGAGTATCTGTGGCAATGGAAGTCGGACAGCACCCGTATCGTTCCAAAATATTCTTTTGTAAAAGGATTCACGCCCTGGGGATGGATAGTCGGTACCGGCATGTATGTCGAGGACGTCTACGCGGAGATCGATCTTATCACCAGACGCGTCAATTTCATCTTTTTCATCATATTGGCTCTCGTACTATTGCTTTCATTCTTCATAATAATAGAGCGTCGGGAAATAGAGAGAAAGCGTTTGAGGACCGAGGAATCGCTTCTGATGAGTGAAAGGAAATTCAGGAGCATCAGTTCGTCGGCAATGGATGCGGTCGTGATGATGGATCACATGGGGGATGTGTCGTTCTGGAACGAAGCGGCCGAAAAGATATTCGGGTACAAGGCAGAAGAAGTAACGGGAAAACCGATTCATGACGCAGTCTTGCCGCCCGACTCGGACACGAATCACATGGAGATCATGGAAGAGTTCAGGAAAACCGGCCAGTCGAGACTCTTCGGCGAAGTCCTCAGTATGATCGCGGGCAGGAAGGACGGTTCGAGATTCCCTGTAGAGATGACGATCTCGCCGGTGATGATCGAGGGAAAAGTAAACGTAGTCGGAATCATCAGGGACGTTTCCAAGAGAATAGACGCGGAGAAGAGATTGAGAGAATCCAGGGAAAGGTGGACTCTCCATATTGATAATACACCGTTGGGATTCATTCAGTGGGACACTGATTTCAGGGTGATCGAATGGAACCCGGCAGCTGAAGCCATATTTGGATACTCTCTCGAAGAAGCCAGCGGTAGGAGAAGCGATGAACTGGTTATTCCCGAAGATGTCATTCCTTCTGTCGCAGATGTGTGGCAGAAACTTCTTAAGCAGAGAGGTGGCACCAGAAGCACGAACGAGAATATCACTAAAGACGGCAGGGTCATCCTGTGTGACTGGTTTAATACGACCCTTGTAAACGACGATGGGAAAGTGATCGGAGTATCCTCTCTGATAAGGGATGTGACCGAGATAAGGAAGGCCGAGGAGGATATCAGGAAACAGAGCGCGGCTCTCGAACAGGCGTTCGACGGTATCGCGGTCGTGGGGATGGATGACAGGATCCAGTTTGTCAATACCTCGTGGGCCAGGATGCATGGATATACGGCGGAGGAGTTGACAGGGCAGGATTATTCGATAAGCCATACGGAAGAACAGTCAAGAGGAGAAGTGGCTTTATTGCTCAAGGAACTGGAAAGGAACGGGGGGGCCAGCGCAGAAGTGGGGCATCGTCGTAAGGACGAATCTGTTTTTCCTTCGAGGATGACACTGAGCAGGCTTATGGACGAGCGCGGCAAGCCCGCAGGTATCATCGTTACTGTACAGGATATTTCAGAGCGAAAGAAATTGCTCAGTCAATTGTTGCAGTCACAGAGAGTCGAGTCGATCGGTCTGTTGGCCGGCGGCATTGCCCACGATTTCAATAACCTGCTCTCTCCGATACTCGGGTATTCGGAAATGCTGCTTACGGAGTTGTCACCCGAAGATCCGCGAGCTGACGATATCACACAAATCAAAATGGCCGCCGAGAGGGGCAGGGACCTTACAAGACAGCTTCTTGCTTTCGGCAGGAAGCAGATGCTTGAAGTGAAGAAAGTCGACATGTGCGGGATCCTGACTGGATTTGAAAAGATACTCAGGAGAACAATAAGGGAAGATATTGTCCTTGAAATAAATCTTCTGATGGAACCAGCGATGATCGAGGTCGATGTAACGCAGATAGAGATGATCCTGATGAACCTTGCAGTCAATGCCATGGACGCAATGCCGAATGGTGGCAGGATAACCATAACCGTATCCGAGACCCTGCTTGAGGAATCTTCGATACAGATGCGTCCGGGGACTGTACCTGGAAGGTATGTAGAGCTTTCTTTCAGTGATACAGGTGAGGGGATGGATGAGGAGACGGCGAGTCGCGTGTTCGAGCCATTTTACACGACAAAGGAGCAGGGGAAGGGAACAGGACTCGGACTGTCGACCGTTTACGGAATCGTACAGCAGCATAAAGGCAATATCTGGCTTTACAGCGAAAAGAATATCGGTACAACATTCAGAATCTATCTGCCAAAAGTCGAGGTAGTCAGTCCTGCCGTGAATGAGGACAAAAAAGCCCTTTCCGAGGAAGTGGGAGGTAGCGAGACGATCCTTGTAGTTGAGGATGAGGATATTGTAAGGGCCCTGGTCTCGAGGATACTCACACGCTGCGGATATCGGGTCATCCAGTATGCGAGGCCGGTGGAATGTCTCAGAAGTCTGCAGTCGTTTTCGGACAGGATAGACTTGCTCCTGACCGATGTGGTCATGCCTGGAATGAATGGCAGAGAACTCTATGACAAGCTTGCAGGGAAGATACCAGGTCTTCGCGTGATCTATATGTCCGGATACACTGACGATGTGATCGTCCACCAGGGGATCATTGATGATGGTGTTGAATATATCCAGAAACCGTTCTCAAACAATGATCTTTCCCTGAAAATAAGAAAATCACTGGATACTGCCGGGCCCACAACAGCGGTATGATGCCCTCCCTGTACCGAACCGAACCGAACCTGTACCGGTTTTCGGGTGATTCGCCTTGAGATGAAATGACTTTGATGACCAGCCAGTCGTGTAGTACCCTTCTTTCCAGACATCAATGAAAGGACGTCAGGCAAGATGATTATACTCGAAAAACCGTATGTATCGGGGATACTGGTGGAAATGCTGGAAAGACTGCAAGTGCCGGTCCTGAGAAACAGCATGGGTGAAGAAATAGCTCGGGAACATGATATCAGGCTGATGGATGAAGATACGTTTATTAACCTTTTCAGGGATAGTGAAAAGCCTTTGCTTTACAGCAATTCGGAAGACGCGATCGGTTGGATGGAGAATAAGCTGAGCTTCAGCAGCCTTCCGGGGATGATAGAACTTTGCAAGGACAAGGTGAGTTATAGAAAGCTGCTACAGGACGAATATCCCGATTTCTTTTTCGCTTCGATAGATTACGAGACACTTCCTGGTCTCGATACTTCCACGCTGAAAAAACCGTTCATCATAAAACCGGCTATTGGTTTCTTTTCGCTCGGTGTCTATAGGGTCGATTCCGACGATGAATGGCCTGAGGTGCTTGCCAACATACAAAGGGATGTCGAAAGGGTCAGGGGGATGTATCCGCGAGAGGTACTCGATACCAGACGGTTCATCATCGAAGAACTGATCGATGGTGACGAGTACGCTGTCGATCTGTATTACGACTCCGAAGGCAATCCGGTGATCCTGAACATACTTTACCATATTTTCAAGTCGGACGCAGATATGAGCGATCGTACATATGTCACTTCGCAGGAAGTCATCGAGCGCTGCCACGATATATTCGAAGGTAGACTGAGAAAGTTCGGAGAGCTTGCAGGGCTGAAGAATGTCCCGATGCATGTGGAGTACAGGCTGGACGACGGCAAGCTGGTGCCGATAGAAGCCAATCCGATGCGTTTCGCGGCATGGTGCACGACCGATATTGGATACCATGCCTGGGGGATCAATACGGTCGAGTATTTTCTTGAGGGGAAAAAGCCGGACTGGAAGGAGATCTTCAGTACGAGAGAGGGTAAGGTATATCCTCTCAATGTAGCACTGGTTCCTGAAGACATAGATATCGAGGATGTCAAGGATATCGATTATGAAGGATTCGCTTCGAATTACGGAAGCCTTCTCGAGATGAGGAAGATGGATTTTAGAAAATATCGCGTATTTGCTTTTACCTTTTCAGAGACAGACGAGAATAATCGCGAAGAGATCGACAGGATACTCAGGGCCGATCTGCATCCTTACGTCGTGACCTGACTGTTAACGAGATCTTCGAGATGAAGAAGTGATCATTCATCCGATATGCATGAGTGATCATCCATGAGTGGATGATCATCGCACGAGAACTTCGAGGGATGCGCGCTGCCTTTCCTGAAAAGCCTCATTCCGCCCAGACGGCAGGTATCGATACATTCTCCGCAGGCGATACATTCCTGATTATCGACACTGTACTTCTTGTCGTCCTCGATTATCGCGTCGATGCGGCAGCTTTTGACGCAAGACATGCATTGTGGACATTTTCTGCCCAGACCGATGACCGAGGCTCCCGGGATCTTCGTCACCCATCCGAGCATGAGTCCGATGGGACAGGCAGCTTTGCAGAACGGCCTGTAGATGAAGAGGGAACTGACAAGAAGAAGACCGAGGAGGTACCAACCGACCGAGGTGACGGAAGAAAGACTGAATGCCGTTTTGAAAGGATCGTAAATACACCATTTAGGATACTTCGTGATGGCGACCCAGGCGATTAGAGCAGCAAGCAGGATATACCTCATAAGCCGCATGACCTTCTGGGCTCTTACCGACCTGAAGAGGTCGAAACGCGATGGAAGGAAGATGAATTCCTGGAGCGCGCCCATATGGCATACCCAGCCGCACCAGACCTTGCCGAAGATGTATGTCACAGGAATGAGACCCACAAAATATACGAGACTTTTCCAAC is a genomic window containing:
- a CDS encoding aminotransferase class V-fold PLP-dependent enzyme; the protein is MNDSTKHVSEEEIAISYREFLKEYPEYRNTDKLDELRVKEFSRLDSQGHIYLDYTGGGLYADSQIRRHSEFLIGNVLGNPHSSNPTSTFTTRKVEECRKRVLEFFNASPDEYVPVFTANASQALKLVGESYPFRNGDQLLLSFDNHNSVLGIREFDKTHGAVTRYVPVIPPDLRINQTVLEEYLDGKDASENGLFAYPAQSNFSGVQYPLEWIELAKSRGWDVLLDAAAFVPTNRLDLSVWNPDFVTISFYKMFGYPTGVGCLIARREALEKLHRPWFAGGTITVVSVQADQFYLAPGAEGFEDGTLDYANLPAICVGLEHLESVGIEYIHERVGCLSHWLIMNLLGLKHGNGKSVVRLYGPTERKMRGGSVTINIYDREGTVIDHQLVEKKANEWKISLRTGCFCNPGAGELALGLSKDEMITCMQGPESRMTIDEFRQCIDGKSTGAVRVSTGIASNFRDVRLFLELVRQFVQ
- a CDS encoding DUF1080 domain-containing protein, with protein sequence MRRVLIMGRLVLGMVVAVLVVSGADASASGNEEGIIPFDTEHWDFLSAKVTEFQGRECLMGFALLKDVEFGDGVLEVDMAVTEARSYAGFVFRISGRGNYEHFYVRAHREGLYGDDLQYAPVTNGISSWQLYSGAGFSAAWDPPDNEWFNVRLEVKGSQARVFINGEEVPRLEIDHLQHGVSQGRVGVQGQMNGSAYFSNFRFTPGDDLVFDEPEPMDPTPGLVRDWKISQVFRVLDLNIDTKFDEKELGIAWSNISTDETGLVDVAKKYSRTGREPDVIFARTTIRSDRKERREYKFGYSDYIAVFLNGDLLFNGLSGYRQRDPSFVGIVGLFDGVYLPLKKGKNDLVVMIAESFGGWGFIAQDAMAEFLAEEVSRGWKVEKGLRMPESVVYDRKRKSIYVSNFDQFNFRNPAISQFITRLDIDGSIRELKWVDGLVNPTGMILSGGSLFVVERTGVTEIDPDTGEVLGRNLIPGVIFLNDIAIDDKGNQYVSDTEKNVIFRYDGEKWEQWMTAPAIDNPNALLFHDGLLYVGNNGKKELLAVELKNGKSKVAARLGEGIIDGIQVEKNGSLLVSHWEGKLFRVRPGGEIKLLFDTRTLQQNTADFGFIPEKNMVLIPTFRDSKVVSYKLD
- a CDS encoding PhzF family phenazine biosynthesis protein, with protein sequence MKDIILKRIDVFTTDPFCGNPAGIVTNADGLSTDSMQALAAEMKMNLIELAYVSECRGKNDFSVRFFTPDKELEISGHVMLAACYALIEEGRIKLSDGMTRVPFETLVGSIPLDVYFRSDYESGIDLNEDESGLRLDSGQGNSGILQKIMISQPRYSFTHCDIPVEDIAEVLGIDAAEIRSAGLPFVKASNEIDWLIIPIRNKETIAAMRPDLIKLGMLNRKYNTFSNQIFSLDTFDSTCITYSRNFSPAMGLWEDPASATGSAGLGSYLRKFDITGLDSMVMQQGNETDSLARILVEVDGKGSDISIRVGGLAVKSIERKIDPSSMELV
- a CDS encoding MFS transporter; this encodes MIKGRPGLDSTMRVPSDHYADVGKRDGMASYWKSNRRAIAGWAIYDWANSAFATTVIAGFYPVFFNQYWSTGVETTTTTARLGLINSIAGLVVAVLAPFIGAIADRSSSRKRFLIFFAYMGAALTSSLYLVNSGRWVAASIIYILASIGFSGGMVFYDSMLKDVSHRKNADMISSLGYSLGYLGGGVLFAINVWMTVSPARFGLSDASEAVKFSFLTVGIWWAVFTIPLILFVREKESGSGRCDLETIRSGIKEILSTFREIRSLRPILLFLLAYWFYIDGVDTIVRMAVDYGLSIGLERKDLILALLITQFVGFPSALGFGILGRKVGAEKAIFIALIVYLGVTVWASMMTSRAEFYALAVIIGLVQGGIQALSRSYYSRMIPEGKSAEYFGFYNMTGKFAAVLGPILMGGVGLAARRAGLGVGVATRISILSLSLLFITGGVLLFISRRKSDA
- a CDS encoding PAS domain S-box protein, which codes for MDDRTTGQRDNGLSFSRGAEWRLLALKTVLPIFLTVILFISTIYIIALPALRRAMMDSKKEMISELANTAWGLLIDYNARVESGELSVAEAQERAIDRIGALRYGPEREDYFWINDMRPVMIMHPYRTDLVGKDLSDFKDPEGNHLFIDFVDTVQDGGEGFVEYLWQWKSDSTRIVPKYSFVKGFTPWGWIVGTGMYVEDVYAEIDLITRRVNFIFFIILALVLLLSFFIIIERREIERKRLRTEESLLMSERKFRSISSSAMDAVVMMDHMGDVSFWNEAAEKIFGYKAEEVTGKPIHDAVLPPDSDTNHMEIMEEFRKTGQSRLFGEVLSMIAGRKDGSRFPVEMTISPVMIEGKVNVVGIIRDVSKRIDAEKRLRESRERWTLHIDNTPLGFIQWDTDFRVIEWNPAAEAIFGYSLEEASGRRSDELVIPEDVIPSVADVWQKLLKQRGGTRSTNENITKDGRVILCDWFNTTLVNDDGKVIGVSSLIRDVTEIRKAEEDIRKQSAALEQAFDGIAVVGMDDRIQFVNTSWARMHGYTAEELTGQDYSISHTEEQSRGEVALLLKELERNGGASAEVGHRRKDESVFPSRMTLSRLMDERGKPAGIIVTVQDISERKKLLSQLLQSQRVESIGLLAGGIAHDFNNLLSPILGYSEMLLTELSPEDPRADDITQIKMAAERGRDLTRQLLAFGRKQMLEVKKVDMCGILTGFEKILRRTIREDIVLEINLLMEPAMIEVDVTQIEMILMNLAVNAMDAMPNGGRITITVSETLLEESSIQMRPGTVPGRYVELSFSDTGEGMDEETASRVFEPFYTTKEQGKGTGLGLSTVYGIVQQHKGNIWLYSEKNIGTTFRIYLPKVEVVSPAVNEDKKALSEEVGGSETILVVEDEDIVRALVSRILTRCGYRVIQYARPVECLRSLQSFSDRIDLLLTDVVMPGMNGRELYDKLAGKIPGLRVIYMSGYTDDVIVHQGIIDDGVEYIQKPFSNNDLSLKIRKSLDTAGPTTAV
- a CDS encoding ATP-grasp domain-containing protein translates to MIILEKPYVSGILVEMLERLQVPVLRNSMGEEIAREHDIRLMDEDTFINLFRDSEKPLLYSNSEDAIGWMENKLSFSSLPGMIELCKDKVSYRKLLQDEYPDFFFASIDYETLPGLDTSTLKKPFIIKPAIGFFSLGVYRVDSDDEWPEVLANIQRDVERVRGMYPREVLDTRRFIIEELIDGDEYAVDLYYDSEGNPVILNILYHIFKSDADMSDRTYVTSQEVIERCHDIFEGRLRKFGELAGLKNVPMHVEYRLDDGKLVPIEANPMRFAAWCTTDIGYHAWGINTVEYFLEGKKPDWKEIFSTREGKVYPLNVALVPEDIDIEDVKDIDYEGFASNYGSLLEMRKMDFRKYRVFAFTFSETDENNREEIDRILRADLHPYVVT
- a CDS encoding 4Fe-4S binding protein, with amino-acid sequence MNNTIIIKMLTAFLVFSFLAGTGVAFAQDSDDFLPLDKANAVIEDDSSATSPTAVIQTRPFFTRNLKWGTIAILASIAAGFCLRSKQTRGLRIVFLLASLVVLGFYNGACPCPILSVMQTVRLAVGKSVSWKSLVYFVGLIPVTYIFGKVWCGWVCHMGALQEFIFLPSRFDLFRSVRAQKVMRLMRYILLAALIAWVAITKYPKWCIYDPFKTAFSLSSVTSVGWYLLGLLLVSSLFIYRPFCKAACPIGLMLGWVTKIPGASVIGLGRKCPQCMSCVKSCRIDAIIEDDKKYSVDNQECIACGECIDTCRLGGMRLFRKGSAHPSKFSCDDHPLMDDHSCISDE